One Candidatus Binatia bacterium genomic region harbors:
- a CDS encoding MBL fold metallo-hydrolase gives MIHEIFPVGPLQCNCSVVGDEKSREAMVIDPGDNIDQIMAIVERHGLTVKQIVVTHAHIDHVGGAMKLKQRTGAPILLNQNDDMLLKMLDVQAAWVGMRSPGKVAIDQSVGDADRLKVGAIEATVMHTPGHTEGSVCLYFPAQQKLLAGDTLFAGSIGRTDLPGGSMEKILQSLHTKVLALPDETIVVPGHGKLTTIGEERKTNPFLR, from the coding sequence ATGATCCACGAAATATTCCCGGTTGGGCCGCTGCAGTGCAATTGCTCCGTCGTCGGCGATGAGAAGTCGCGCGAGGCGATGGTGATCGATCCCGGCGACAACATCGACCAGATCATGGCCATCGTCGAGCGCCACGGCCTGACGGTGAAACAGATCGTGGTGACGCACGCGCACATCGACCACGTTGGCGGAGCGATGAAGCTGAAGCAGCGCACCGGTGCGCCCATCCTGCTCAACCAGAACGACGACATGCTGCTCAAGATGCTCGACGTGCAGGCGGCGTGGGTGGGCATGCGATCGCCGGGAAAGGTCGCGATTGACCAGAGTGTGGGCGACGCCGACCGGCTGAAAGTCGGGGCCATTGAAGCAACGGTGATGCATACTCCCGGACACACTGAAGGAAGCGTCTGCCTCTACTTCCCTGCCCAGCAGAAACTGCTTGCGGGCGACACACTGTTCGCCGGAAGCATTGGGCGGACCGACCTGCCGGGCGGCTCGATGGAAAAGATCCTGCAATCGCTGCACACCAAGGTGCTGGCGCTGCCGGACGAGACGATCGTCGTGCCGGGACACGGTAAGTTAACCACGATTGGCGAGGAGCGGAAAACGAATCCGTTTCTGCGGTGA
- a CDS encoding BrnT family toxin, producing the protein MRFEWDEEKNRRNKLKHGISFQTAAVVFDDPFRKTEDDIVVNGEQRLRTIGMLKSLTIALVIHLTEDEDGEEIIRIISARKAAPHERRGYPAV; encoded by the coding sequence ATGCGCTTTGAGTGGGACGAAGAGAAAAACCGGCGCAACAAGCTGAAGCACGGCATTTCGTTCCAGACCGCTGCCGTCGTATTCGACGATCCTTTCCGCAAGACCGAGGACGACATTGTTGTAAACGGTGAGCAGCGGTTGCGAACGATTGGGATGTTGAAAAGCCTAACGATCGCTCTTGTGATTCACCTGACGGAGGACGAGGATGGGGAAGAGATCATCAGAATCATCTCGGCCCGCAAAGCTGCGCCGCATGAGCGAAGAGGATATCCGGCGGTATAG
- a CDS encoding BrnA antitoxin family protein has product MSEEDIRRYSETEEFRKEVEALAAMPDDQIDFSDIPELTEADFRRMVPTRMLMYRPLKKPVTMRLDVDVLEWLKSTGPGYQSLANRLLRYQMCLALTHRKRHENRPRKSVATNGSGVKKSANGKSRRRA; this is encoded by the coding sequence ATGAGCGAAGAGGATATCCGGCGGTATAGCGAAACCGAAGAGTTTCGTAAAGAGGTCGAGGCTCTGGCTGCAATGCCCGACGATCAGATCGACTTTTCTGACATCCCCGAATTGACCGAGGCTGATTTCCGTCGGATGGTCCCCACCCGTATGCTGATGTACCGTCCCCTGAAAAAGCCTGTCACGATGAGACTCGATGTTGACGTACTTGAATGGCTCAAGAGCACTGGACCAGGATATCAATCGCTGGCGAACCGCCTGCTTCGTTACCAGATGTGTTTGGCGCTGACCCATCGCAAGCGCCATGAGAATAGACCGCGAAAATCTGTCGCAACCAACGGCAGCGGCGTGAAGAAATCTGCAAACGGCAAGTCCCGCCGCCGCGCCTGA
- the secG gene encoding preprotein translocase subunit SecG: MIYLITTIHIIVCFFLIIVVLLQHGKSGDIAAAFGGMGSQTAFGPRGAATVLSKATTWAAIMFMLTSITLSVFAARRPSSSSVLQGAPTQKSQPAPEKAPVNLPSSDPTSPTPPKR, translated from the coding sequence ATGATCTATCTGATTACGACTATTCACATTATCGTTTGTTTCTTTCTCATCATCGTGGTCCTGCTGCAGCACGGCAAGAGCGGCGATATCGCGGCCGCTTTTGGTGGCATGGGCAGCCAGACTGCTTTCGGCCCGCGCGGTGCGGCCACCGTGTTGAGCAAGGCGACGACATGGGCGGCCATCATGTTCATGCTGACGTCCATCACGCTGTCGGTTTTTGCCGCGCGCCGGCCGAGCTCGTCGTCGGTATTGCAGGGCGCCCCAACACAGAAATCACAGCCGGCGCCGGAGAAGGCCCCGGTCAACCTGCCGTCCTCCGACCCCACTTCACCGACACCGCCGAAGCGGTAG